One region of Edaphobacter bradus genomic DNA includes:
- a CDS encoding TTC39/IML2 family protein translates to MPPSPAVHPPRFILSTLASLALLLFIAIPTLSASVPFAGTPLDQGYRDMYDLQFPDAHLKFQQWIDTHPQDPMGPVSDAAAFLFNEFERLHVIDVQLFANQDRFDNRQRLTPDPTVRKSFEDRLDQAGRLADTALQQNARDDRALYVKTLISGMRSNYALMIDKHDVAALNYSKEANSWSKQALAANPTLYDAYLAGGVENYMLSLKWAPLRWLLNLTGASTSREEGLRLLHLTATQGHYLAPFARMMLAVAALRDNRPQDARAILIDLKKEFPRNALYDRELARIH, encoded by the coding sequence ATGCCACCATCCCCCGCGGTTCACCCACCGCGCTTCATCCTATCCACGTTGGCGTCTCTCGCCCTTCTCCTGTTCATCGCCATCCCAACGCTCTCAGCCAGTGTTCCCTTCGCCGGAACCCCGCTCGACCAGGGCTACCGCGACATGTACGACCTGCAGTTCCCCGATGCCCACCTCAAGTTCCAGCAGTGGATCGACACCCACCCTCAGGATCCAATGGGCCCCGTCTCCGACGCCGCCGCCTTTCTTTTCAATGAGTTCGAGCGCCTGCACGTCATTGACGTGCAACTCTTTGCCAATCAGGACCGCTTCGACAACCGCCAGCGCCTCACCCCCGACCCCACAGTCCGCAAGTCCTTCGAGGACCGCCTCGATCAGGCCGGTCGCCTCGCCGACACCGCGCTCCAGCAAAACGCCCGCGACGACCGCGCCCTATACGTCAAGACCCTCATCTCCGGCATGCGCTCCAACTACGCCCTTATGATCGACAAACACGACGTCGCCGCCCTCAACTACAGCAAGGAGGCCAATTCCTGGTCCAAACAGGCCCTCGCCGCCAACCCCACCCTCTACGACGCCTACCTCGCCGGCGGGGTCGAAAACTACATGCTTAGCCTCAAATGGGCGCCGCTCCGCTGGCTCCTCAACCTCACCGGAGCCTCCACCAGCCGGGAAGAAGGCCTCCGCCTTCTCCATCTCACCGCGACACAGGGCCATTATCTTGCGCCCTTTGCTCGCATGATGCTCGCTGTCGCTGCCCTCCGCGACAACCGCCCCCAGGATGCCCGCGCTATCCTCATCGATCTCAAGAAGGAGTTCCCGCGGAACGCTCTCTACGATCGTGAACTCGCGCGAATCCACTAA
- a CDS encoding beta-ketoacyl-[acyl-carrier-protein] synthase family protein, producing the protein MNRVVITGLGCISPIGSSVAAFRENLFAGNTGISTIADVPDAPDGNPGVRYTQAAQVFDFDPSQHLTSGVIAASNRNTQFAIVAARQAAQQADLLKYHNPGDIAIIMGCACGGRSSEEHEVKGLYTRDARAHPLTIVRTMSSAGASQISIDLKITGPALDISTACASATHAIGLAFHMVRSGMATAAITGGHEAPLSFGFYRAWDSMRVVSPTRCRPFSADRDGMTLGEGAAIFAIETLESAQARNAPIFAEIVGFGMSADASHITNPSVEGAATAMRKALADANASPDEVGYINAHGTGTQANDSTESAAIHQVFGARAPHIPVSSTKALHGHSIGASGAIEALATILALQAQRLPHTAGVTTPDASLNVDVITGTPRPADTTRPVAISNSLAFGGLNAVIALRRFS; encoded by the coding sequence GTGAATCGTGTCGTCATCACAGGCCTCGGCTGCATCTCACCCATCGGTTCCTCGGTCGCAGCCTTCCGGGAAAATCTCTTCGCCGGAAACACCGGCATCTCCACCATCGCTGACGTACCCGACGCCCCCGACGGCAACCCAGGCGTCCGCTACACCCAGGCCGCACAGGTCTTCGACTTCGACCCCAGCCAGCACCTGACCTCCGGTGTCATCGCCGCCAGTAACCGCAACACGCAATTCGCCATTGTCGCCGCCCGCCAGGCCGCCCAGCAGGCCGACCTCCTCAAGTACCACAACCCCGGCGACATCGCCATCATCATGGGCTGCGCCTGCGGAGGCCGCTCCTCCGAGGAGCACGAAGTAAAAGGACTCTACACTCGAGACGCCCGCGCCCATCCCCTCACCATCGTCCGCACCATGTCCTCCGCCGGAGCCAGCCAGATCTCCATCGACCTGAAGATCACCGGCCCCGCGCTCGACATCTCCACCGCCTGCGCCTCGGCCACACACGCCATAGGATTGGCCTTCCACATGGTCCGCTCCGGCATGGCCACAGCGGCCATCACCGGAGGCCACGAGGCTCCCCTGAGCTTCGGCTTCTACCGCGCCTGGGACTCCATGCGCGTCGTCTCCCCCACACGCTGCCGTCCCTTCTCCGCCGACCGCGACGGCATGACCCTCGGCGAAGGCGCCGCCATCTTCGCCATCGAAACCCTCGAATCCGCACAGGCCCGCAACGCCCCTATCTTCGCCGAGATCGTCGGCTTCGGCATGTCCGCCGACGCCAGCCACATCACCAACCCCTCCGTAGAAGGCGCCGCAACCGCCATGCGCAAGGCCCTCGCCGACGCCAACGCCTCACCCGACGAAGTCGGCTACATCAACGCCCACGGCACCGGCACCCAGGCCAACGACTCCACCGAATCCGCCGCCATCCACCAGGTCTTCGGCGCCCGCGCACCGCACATCCCCGTCAGCTCCACCAAGGCCCTGCACGGCCACTCCATCGGAGCCAGCGGGGCCATCGAAGCGCTGGCGACGATCCTCGCACTGCAGGCTCAGCGCCTTCCCCACACAGCCGGAGTCACCACTCCCGACGCCAGCCTGAACGTAGATGTCATCACCGGCACACCGCGCCCCGCCGACACTACCCGCCCAGTAGCCATCTCCAATTCCCTGGCCTTCGGAGGCCTAAACGCAGTCATAGCCCTCCGTCGTTTCTCCTGA
- a CDS encoding type III polyketide synthase, which yields MEEPRLLTRLHANCGVEFRNIAFPLEHYLDLNTFQKSNDAWIKVAVDLGQKSICRALDHAGVSPADISAIFFASVTGISSPTVDARLINRLPFPVNIKRTPIFGLGCVAGAAGIARAADYVRAFPKHIALLLSVELCSLTWQDDDQSIANLISTGLFADGSAAVVVAGAETEIAKRSSGPRVIDTRSTFYRNTERVMGWDIVDTGFKIVLSPDVPKVVEQNFPGDVEGFLADNNLTRDDISSYIFHSGGPKVLDAMQTSLGLPPDALAPSWKSLREVGNLSAASVLAVLEDYLKIHPGKPGTYSILAAMGPAFCSELVLLQW from the coding sequence ATGGAAGAGCCGCGCCTGCTCACGCGCCTCCACGCCAACTGCGGCGTCGAGTTCCGCAATATCGCCTTTCCGCTGGAACACTACCTCGACCTCAACACCTTCCAGAAGAGCAACGACGCATGGATCAAGGTCGCCGTCGACCTCGGTCAGAAGTCCATCTGCCGCGCGCTTGACCACGCTGGCGTCTCTCCCGCCGATATCTCGGCCATCTTCTTCGCCTCCGTCACCGGAATCTCCAGCCCCACCGTCGACGCCCGCCTCATCAATCGACTCCCCTTCCCCGTCAACATCAAGCGCACTCCCATCTTCGGGCTGGGTTGCGTTGCTGGAGCCGCCGGAATCGCCCGAGCCGCCGACTACGTCCGCGCCTTCCCCAAACACATCGCGCTCCTGCTCTCCGTCGAGCTCTGCTCTCTCACCTGGCAGGACGACGACCAGTCCATCGCCAACCTCATCTCAACGGGCCTCTTTGCCGACGGCTCTGCCGCCGTCGTCGTCGCCGGGGCCGAGACCGAAATCGCCAAACGCAGCTCCGGCCCCCGCGTCATCGACACCCGCTCCACCTTCTACCGCAACACCGAGCGAGTCATGGGATGGGACATCGTCGACACCGGCTTCAAGATCGTCCTCTCCCCCGACGTCCCCAAAGTCGTCGAGCAGAACTTCCCCGGCGACGTGGAAGGCTTCCTCGCCGACAACAACCTCACCCGTGACGACATCTCGAGCTACATCTTCCACTCCGGAGGCCCGAAGGTCCTCGACGCCATGCAAACCTCGCTCGGCCTTCCTCCCGACGCTCTCGCTCCCTCATGGAAGAGCCTCCGCGAGGTCGGCAACCTCTCCGCCGCCTCCGTCCTCGCCGTGCTCGAGGACTACCTCAAAATCCACCCCGGCAAACCCGGGACCTACAGCATCCTCGCGGCTATGGGCCCGGCGTTCTGCTCTGAACTCGTGCTGCTCCAATGGTGA
- a CDS encoding acyl carrier protein, producing MDDIATRCIEIIAKSKNIPADTINLDTTFEQLNIDSLDKINISFEVEEAFDINIPDEALGSLKNVGDVVNGVRQLVANKPPKVATS from the coding sequence ATGGACGACATCGCAACACGGTGCATCGAGATCATCGCTAAATCAAAAAACATTCCGGCGGACACCATTAACCTCGACACCACCTTCGAGCAGCTCAATATCGACTCGCTCGACAAGATCAACATCTCCTTCGAGGTCGAAGAGGCCTTTGACATCAATATCCCCGACGAAGCCCTGGGCAGCCTGAAGAACGTCGGCGACGTCGTCAATGGCGTCAGACAGTTAGTCGCAAACAAGCCCCCCAAAGTGGCAACGTCCTAA